A stretch of the Mustela lutreola isolate mMusLut2 chromosome 18, mMusLut2.pri, whole genome shotgun sequence genome encodes the following:
- the SMIM19 gene encoding small integral membrane protein 19 isoform X1: MPAGYRVMGDDGSMDYSVHEAWNEATNVYLVVILVSFVLFMYAKRNKRKIMRIFSVPPTAETLSEPSFYDTMSKIRLRQQLEMYSISRKYDYQQPQNQADSVQLSLE, translated from the exons ATGCCTGCAGGTTACAGGGTGATGGGGGACGATGGCTCTATGGATTACAGCGTTCACGAGGCCTGGAACGAAGCCACCAATGTTTACTTGGTAGTGATCCTTGTTAGCTTTGTCCTCTTCATGTATGCCAAGAG gaataaaaggaaaattatgagGATATTCAGTGTGCCACCTACAGCAGAAACTTTATCAGAGCCCAGCTTTTATGACACAATGAGCAAAATCCGTTTAAGACAACAACTGGAAATGTATTCCATCT cAAGGAAGTATGACTATCAGCAGCCACAAAACCAAGCTGACAGCGTGCAACTCTCGTTGGAATGA
- the SMIM19 gene encoding small integral membrane protein 19 isoform X2: MPAGYRVMGDDGSMDYSVHEAWNEATNVYLVVILVSFVLFMYAKRNKRKIMRIFSVPPTAETLSEPSFYDTMSKIRLRQQLEMYSI; encoded by the exons ATGCCTGCAGGTTACAGGGTGATGGGGGACGATGGCTCTATGGATTACAGCGTTCACGAGGCCTGGAACGAAGCCACCAATGTTTACTTGGTAGTGATCCTTGTTAGCTTTGTCCTCTTCATGTATGCCAAGAG gaataaaaggaaaattatgagGATATTCAGTGTGCCACCTACAGCAGAAACTTTATCAGAGCCCAGCTTTTATGACACAATGAGCAAAATCCGTTTAAGACAACAACTGGAAATGTATTCCATCT GA